DNA from Desulfobulbaceae bacterium:
GATGCCAGGCGGACGTTGGTGGTGGAAAGTAAAAAAATAGGAGTTTTTCTGGTAGGAATGCTTCTCCTACTGTTTCTTCACCTGATACCTGTGTTGGGCAGCGCGTTATACCCGATATTGTCGGTGGGCTGGACGGTGTTTTTTCTGGTAACAGAGTATACCGGCTACGTTTTTACGCGTAAACGCTATGATTTCTCAAGACAGCGGCAAACAGTGTTCAAGTATTTTGCCCTGATGTTTGGTTTTGGTGTGGGGCTTCTCTGTGTACTGGCGATTCCATTTCTGCAATTCATGTGCATCCCTTTAGGAGTGGTTGGCGCCGTCAGGTTGCTTGATGAAGTGGGTGAATTGTGAATTAGCTATAAGCCATTAGCAAATAAAGGCTAATGGCTTATAGCTAACAGCCAACTATTTCTTCTTCTGATTTTCAAATGTCTTTTGCAGGTCATCCCGGTCTTTTAATAGTGCTTTATAGGTCTCTTCAGCGTTGGCTTCTGCGCTGCCCTGTTTCTCTTGCATTGCGGCGATCTTGGCCTGGAGTTTTTCATCCCTGATTTTAAGGTCATTGGTGCCAAAGAGAGAAGAGGCGAGATACAGGTACGAAAACTTCAATAGTTCGATGTCGTCGTTCTTGATTTTGTCCAATGTTTCTTGGTCGATCTCGTAAGTATCTAAAAAGGAGCTCTTGAAAATAAAATCTTTAAATTTTTCAAGGTTGGTGCTGGCCATGAAGAACATCTTCTGGGCCTGTTCGCTCAATGTTGCCTGATGTCCGAAAGACTTGCGGCGCATTACCAGTTCCATCCATGGTCTATTAATGTCGTCACGATAGTCGACTCCCTGGTCGGCGCGCCACTCTCGAACAGTCCAGTGTTTATCTTCTTCATGCCCCTTGCAGTAGGATTCTTTCACTTTAAAAAAGAATCTCTCGCTTTCTTT
Protein-coding regions in this window:
- a CDS encoding YkgJ family cysteine cluster protein, coding for MSDQNNSVKEKVLFGTDKNPTNIEPEKLTLDSKIQFRCHPGVSCFTACCGNINIVLTPYDILCLRKRIGIDSDEFLLRYTKPFYLEKTDMPGVQIHLTEEGRCPFVTDEGCLVYTDRPSACRYYPIGMANFHERSENPEDDPKESERFFFKVKESYCKGHEEDKHWTVREWRADQGVDYRDDINRPWMELVMRRKSFGHQATLSEQAQKMFFMASTNLEKFKDFIFKSSFLDTYEIDQETLDKIKNDDIELLKFSYLYLASSLFGTNDLKIRDEKLQAKIAAMQEKQGSAEANAEETYKALLKDRDDLQKTFENQKKK